A single genomic interval of Brevibacillus brevis harbors:
- a CDS encoding BC1872 family protein, translated as MTEQQIVETLGVKVMGWSKEQVEFLYPAWNPIENVNDAWKLLLKIAKKYGNAGIFYNDETEVWEFYVGADAHGYYAIKVEGGTECKAICKGVLKAIA; from the coding sequence ATGACCGAGCAGCAGATCGTTGAAACGCTGGGAGTTAAGGTGATGGGGTGGAGCAAGGAGCAGGTTGAATTCTTGTATCCCGCGTGGAACCCAATCGAAAATGTAAACGATGCTTGGAAGTTGCTTTTGAAAATAGCGAAGAAGTACGGTAACGCTGGTATTTTTTATAACGACGAAACAGAAGTATGGGAATTTTATGTTGGTGCTGATGCTCACGGTTACTATGCAATCAAAGTAGAAGGAGGAACCGAGTGCAAAGCAATTTGCAAAGGTGTGCTAAAAGCAATCGCTTAA